The Pseudomonas bijieensis DNA window CCGTACTGCGAAACCGGTAGCGAGACGTTCATGTCCGGCACCTTGAGTTCACGCATCAAGGCTTCGGCGCGGTGGATCATCGCCGGGTAGTTCATGCGCCCGCCGGGCAGCGTCAGCTCGTGGCCCATGAAGATGTTTTCGGCCACCGACAGGTCGGGGACCAGGGTCAGTTCCTGGTGAATGATGACGATCCCGGCGGCCTCGGTTTCGCTGATCGATTGCGCCTTGAGTGGCTGGCCGTCCCAGAGGATCTCGCCGTCCCAGGTGCCATACGGATAGACCGCCGAGAGGACTTTCATCAGCGTCGACTTGCCGGCGCCGTTCTCGCCGCACAGGCCGACGCACTCACCCGGCCGGACCTTGATGTCGATGCCATTCAGGGCTTTGACACCGCCAAAGGTTTTGACGATTCCGTTCATTTGCAGCAGGTAGTCGGACATGGCGAGGGCTCGAATAAAGAGGGCTCAGGCATCACCCCGATGCCAGTCAAGTCACAGGGCATGTGGGAGCGAGCCTGCTCGCGATGGCGATGGGTCAGCAGGCATCAATAGTGGATGTGCTGCCGTCATCGCGAGCAGGCTCGCTCCCACAGGATCTTTGCTTAACCAAAGATCCGGGCTTTGGTCACTGCCCGGCGATCTGCGCCTTGGTGTAGAACCCATCCTTTTCCAGCAGGTCGATGTTGTCCTTGGTCAACGGTGTCGGGGTGAGCAGGATGGTATCGACCTTTTTGCTACCGTTGTCGTATTGCGAACTGAAGCTGGGTTTCTCGTTACGCGCCAGTTGCACCGAGAGCTTGGCGGCTTCGGAGGCAATCAGTTTCAGTGGCTTGTAGACGGTCATGGTCTGGGTGCCATCGATCACGCGCTTGACTGCGGCGAGGTCGGCATCCTGGCCGGAGATCGGTACCTTGCCGGCCATTTTCTGCGCGGCCAGGGCCTGGATCGCGCCGCCAGCGGTGGCGTCGTTGGAGGCGACGATGCCATCGATCTTGTTGTTGTTCCGGGTCAGGGCGTTTTCCACGATGCTCAATGCTTCGGTGGGGTTCCATTCCTTGACCCACTGTTGGCCGACAATCTTGATGTCACCCTTGTCGATGGCCGGTTGCAGCACTTTCATCTGGCCTTCGCGCAGGACCTTGGCGTTGTTGTCCGTAGGGGCGCCGCCGAGCAGGAAGTAGTTACCCTTGGGCGCCGCTTTCAACACGCCGCTGGCCTGCATCTCGCCGACTTTTTCGTTATCGAAGGAGATGTAGGCGTCGATGTCGGCGTTGAGAATCAGGCGGTCATAGGACACCACCTTGATCCCGGCCTTCTTGGCTTCGGCGACGGCGTTGGTCAGCACGGTGGCGTTGAACGGCACGATGACGATCACATCGACGCCACGGGAGATCAGGTTTTCGATCTGCGAGATCTGTTTCTGCTCGTTGGCATCGGCGGACTGGACGAAGACCTTGGCGTCGAGTTTTTCCGCCGCCGCGACGAAGTAGTCACGGTCCCGCGACCAGCGTTCCAGGCGCAGGTCATCGATGGAAAAACCGATCTTCGGGTGGGCCGCATCGGCCATGACCGGGA harbors:
- the xylF gene encoding D-xylose ABC transporter substrate-binding protein → MKTFKRTLLAGALALLSLPVMADAAHPKIGFSIDDLRLERWSRDRDYFVAAAEKLDAKVFVQSADANEQKQISQIENLISRGVDVIVIVPFNATVLTNAVAEAKKAGIKVVSYDRLILNADIDAYISFDNEKVGEMQASGVLKAAPKGNYFLLGGAPTDNNAKVLREGQMKVLQPAIDKGDIKIVGQQWVKEWNPTEALSIVENALTRNNNKIDGIVASNDATAGGAIQALAAQKMAGKVPISGQDADLAAVKRVIDGTQTMTVYKPLKLIASEAAKLSVQLARNEKPSFSSQYDNGSKKVDTILLTPTPLTKDNIDLLEKDGFYTKAQIAGQ